GTTCCTGTTCGTCAGCACGCCCACCCTGGTCTACCTGGGCCATGTCATTTACCTGTCTCGGCGCGAGGAGCGGCTGCGGCAGAAGGAGGGGGAGCTGCGGGCACTGCCGGCCAAGGACCCACGCGTGGAGAGGGCGCTGGCAGCCGTAGAACGTCAGATGGCCAAGATCTCAGTGGCAGAGGATGGTCGCCTGAGGATCCGTGGGGCACTGATGGGCACCTATGTGGCCAGCGTGCTCTGCAAGAGCGTGCTAGAGGCAGGTTTCCTGTATGGCCAGTGGCGTCTCTACGGCTGGACCATGGAGCCTTTGTTTGTGTGCAAGCGCCCCCCGTGCCCCTACCTGGTAGACTGCTTCGTCTCACGCCCCACGGAGAAGACCATCTTCATCATCTTCATGCTGGTGGTCGGACTCATCTCCCTGGTGCTCAACCTGCTGGAGCTGGTGCACCTGCTGTGCCGTCGCCTCAGCCGAGGGATGAGGGCCCAGCAGGGCCAGGACACACCCCCAGCCCAGAGCACCTCCTCCCAGCCTTATGCCGACCAGGTCTTCTTCTACCTCCCCATGGGCGAGGGGCCCTCGTCCCCGCCATGCCCCACCTACAATGGGCTCTCATCCAGTGAGCAGAACTGGGCCAACCTAACTACAGAGGAGAGGCTGGCTGCTTCCAGGCCCCCCTTCTTCCTGGACCCACCCCCAGAGAGTGGCCGAAAATCCCCCAGTCGCCCCAGCAGCTCTGCTTCCAAGAAGCAGTATGTGTAGGAGGCTGGGGCTTATGTCACCCAACAGAGGGGCCCTAGGGAGTATGTCTGCCCAGGACGTCCCCTCCTTGAAGACTCTGCGGAGATgatgggggctgggggaagcAGGTGCTTCTCGGCCAGAGGGCTGTTTTTGAACACCGGGGGCCTTCCTGGTGACCAGAGAGCACCATGGTCTTCCCTCCAGAACGTGGATTTGCCCAGGCACAGCCAGCCAGCTTGGGGTGCTTCTGTCCAAGGGTGTTGTGGGCCACCAGGCCTTTCCATCTGATTCAGAGGGACCCAAAGCCAGTTTACCCCCACTCTCACCATCATCGAAGAATCACCTGTGCTCAGGTTGTCCTCACAGGAAAAGACTGCTCAAGGCTGCTGGGTCAGCCTGGATGTCTcgctcactcacacacacacacacacacacacacacacacagcctgtgCTGGGTCTAGCCCTGTCAAGGGGACTGTGTCTTGGTCTCATCACTCCTTCCCAGTTCTGCTGTTTATGCTTCTAAAATAAACAGGACTTGATCACAAGCTAGGTGTGTACTGATGCTGTTGTGATGTCCCTTGGGCAGGGATGGGGGCAGGGTTGTTTTTCCCAGGCTGCTGCTTCTTTTGGGTCCTGCATAATCTGTCCCTGGCCTCTCCAACCCCAACTCCAGCCAGTACCTTAAACCCTCAGACTCCTGCACCCTGCTTCTCAGCAGCCCAGAGTCCTAAACATGCAGCCTTTCAACATGCCTCAGGCACCAATCTCTCCTTCCATCCCACACTACCCCAGCCCCAGTGCCCTGCCCGGGCTGCCCCCTGCAGCATGCTCCTTTACTGGACACTGCTCCCCAAGCAGGCCTGCCCCACCCTTCATGGTCCAGTTCAAATGGGCCCTACTCCCCATCCCACTGCATCCTGGGCCCCTTGGCATTTGGGGAGGCAGGCTTAGGTCACTTGGCCCTTCCTAGTCTGCCCACCAGAAGTAACATCTCCTCCCCGTGCACCTAAAACTCACTCAGTGAGAGAGACAATGGCAGTACAGAGAGGTGGAAAGGACTATGGAAGGACCAAGTCTTGCCTCTGAGTCATAAAGAttgcagaaaaaaaattgagCAATTGAACTGGATCTTGACAGGTGAACAGGAGTTCACTGGGGAGGAGAAGAGGGGTACTGGAGCTGAGGAAACTGTGCAAAGGcatggaggaggggaaggggcggGAGGTCCGAGGGGTGCTCGGGCCCTGATGAGCCCCCTAGGATGTGGGCGGGATGACTGAGGGTAAGCCCAGTGCTGGCAGGGCTGGCCTTCCACGGAAGGGGACCCAGTGGTGGAGAGCACTCGGGGAGTGGCCCTCAGAGGCAAGCTGGGGGTCCTCCCCTACCCAGGGAGATCTGGGGCTGGGGTTGGAGAAGGGATTGGAGTCCATCATACATGGTCACATGCTTCTCCTTGAAAGCCCTTACAGCGGCTTGGCAACTTGGCCCCATCCCATCCACATAGATCTCCAAAACACCAGCTCTGCATCTCTCACCCCAGAACCAACTACTTACCCTTCAAGCCTGAATGCTCAGCCTGATCTGTCACAGCCCTCTCACTCCTCTAGCTTCGGTTCCTGGGGTTCTCTCTGAATCCCCGAGATCCAGTAGGATTTAGGGCTAGCGTTAGCATCCTCACAGCTCCCCAGACTCCCCAGCATGTTCCCACCCTGCTCCTTTGCCAGCCTGGAGTATCCTTACCCCACACTTCCAAGCCCCACCCATCTTTCAATCACTACTCTACCCTGGaa
The sequence above is a segment of the Manis pentadactyla isolate mManPen7 chromosome 4, mManPen7.hap1, whole genome shotgun sequence genome. Coding sequences within it:
- the GJA4 gene encoding gap junction alpha-4 protein, with the protein product MGDWGFLEKLLDQVQEHSTVVGKIWLTVLFIFRILILGLAGESVWGDEQSDFECNTAQPGCTNVCYDQAFPISHIRYWVLQFLFVSTPTLVYLGHVIYLSRREERLRQKEGELRALPAKDPRVERALAAVERQMAKISVAEDGRLRIRGALMGTYVASVLCKSVLEAGFLYGQWRLYGWTMEPLFVCKRPPCPYLVDCFVSRPTEKTIFIIFMLVVGLISLVLNLLELVHLLCRRLSRGMRAQQGQDTPPAQSTSSQPYADQVFFYLPMGEGPSSPPCPTYNGLSSSEQNWANLTTEERLAASRPPFFLDPPPESGRKSPSRPSSSASKKQYV